From the genome of Meleagris gallopavo isolate NT-WF06-2002-E0010 breed Aviagen turkey brand Nicholas breeding stock chromosome 24, Turkey_5.1, whole genome shotgun sequence, one region includes:
- the ZNF703 gene encoding zinc finger protein 703: GAHGEPPTSGRKSEPPALPPAAGHVAPVSPYKPGHSVFPLPPSSIGYHGSIVGAYAGYPSQFVPGLDPSKAGLVGSQLPGALGLPGKPPSSSPLTGASPPSFMQGLCRDPYCLSYHSASHLGSGNCSSCVHDAGSLKSGYPLVYPAHPLHSVHTTLSSGGTPSLPGHPLYTYGFMLQNDPLPHICNWVSASGPCDKRFATSEELLTHLRTHTALPGAEKLLAGYPTSGLGSAASCHLHLPPAAPGSPSTLPASLSLRSPHTLGLNRYHPYGKSHLPAAGALPVPSLPAAGPYYSPYALYGQRLTSASALGYQ, encoded by the coding sequence GGGGCGCACGGCGAACCCCCCACATCGGGCCGCAAATCGGAGCCCCCCGCGCTGCCGCCCGCCGCCGGCCATGTGGCCCCCGTGTCTCCCTACAAGCCGGGCCACTCCGTCTTCCCGCTGCCGCCTTCCAGCATCGGTTACCACGGCTCCATCGTGGGCGCCTACGCCGGGTACCCCTCGCAGTTCGTGCCCGGGTTGGACCCCAGCAAAGCGGGGCTGgtgggcagccagctgcccGGGGCGCTGGGGCTGCCGGGGAAGCCGCCCAGCTCCAGCCCGCTGACCGGGGCTTCGCCGCCCTCCTTCATGCAGGGATTATGCCGGGACCCGTACTGCCTGAGCTACCACAGCGCCTCGCACCTGGGCTCCGGCAACTGCTCCAGCTGCGTGCACGACGCCGGCAGCCTGAAGAGCGGATACCCCCTGGTGTACCCCGCGCACCCCCTGCATTCGGTGCACACCACGCTCTCCTCCGGCGGCACCCCCAGCCTGCCCGGCCACCCCCTCTACACCTATGGCTTCATGCTGCAGAACGACCCCCTGCCCCACATATGCAATTGGGTGTCTGCCAGCGGACCCTGCGATAAGAGGTTTGCCACCTCGGAGGAGCTGCTCACCCACCTACGGACCCACACGGCGCTGCCGGGCGCGGAGAAACTCTTGGCCGGTTATCCCACGTCGGGGTTGGGTTCGGCCGCTTCCTGCCACCTCCACCTCCCACCCGCCGCCCCCGGCAGCCCCAGCACGTTACCGGCCTCCCTGTCCTTGAGGAGCCCACACACTTTGGGACTCAACAGGTATCACCCGTACGGCAAGAGCCATTTGCCTGCAGCCGGAGCTCTCCCCGTGCCGTCGTTGCCGGCTGCCGGACCTTACTACTCCCCCTACGCTCTCTATGGCCAAAGACTGACTTCAGCTTCTGCACTGGGATATCAGTAA